A region of Pyxidicoccus parkwaysis DNA encodes the following proteins:
- a CDS encoding tetratricopeptide repeat protein — translation MTTRAKGRGETSPADDEFLQQLYRGGELLAANKVIEAKEYLERAHQLQPRQEKAQNLLGLCYFKLGMFDRAAELYEMLVRDNPVDPTLRVNLGLVYLKTNALQRAAREFETATDLAPEHQKAQNYLGLTLAQMGEYGRAREHFLLAGSDAMAEKMSRAIAGEGYSRPASPQPARARGFPELEGGEQGAEPPRAQPRAAGLTEGDWGSQLGADAKAKPAAQEPEEEEIRLAEDEGPSALSSGGEEMPVLTATPEDAEELAMEAQHEAPSESAFDETSAALAASVPLTPVPLTKVQLARVAAASRPAGMVPRADAGPASASAASSGAATTAPATSGAKATATPAAQGAAASAATSSSGAAASTTPAAQGATTSSSTAAPVASGAAASATPAASGAATSAAPAASGAKVSTTPAAPAGASAATARAAGAPSTSAPEQAGHEGAAELAGAAVPPLAVLAPAVALAGASATHPFLLGEGSFSVAVDGELLTRLDGLVAFSGPLTFQPEMKRFRGRATDKSFGEGPARMARAKGRGVLYMEPSDKRTFLAVDLGEDSAYFRDECVFAFEEPVMFENGRVPSDIAPDLDLVHLRGQGRVLLSLPGPLRSVPVGQEGPVTVPMTHLVGWHGNLTPRVVPLLKSPTGEVLRTAVELGGEGFALIALGVR, via the coding sequence ATGACGACGCGCGCGAAGGGGCGGGGGGAGACGAGCCCCGCTGACGACGAGTTCCTCCAACAGCTCTACCGCGGTGGCGAGCTGCTGGCCGCCAACAAGGTCATCGAGGCGAAGGAGTACCTGGAGCGCGCCCACCAGCTCCAACCCCGGCAGGAGAAGGCGCAGAACCTGCTGGGCCTCTGCTACTTCAAGCTCGGGATGTTCGACCGGGCGGCGGAGCTCTACGAGATGCTGGTGCGCGACAACCCGGTGGACCCGACGCTGCGGGTCAACCTGGGGCTCGTGTACCTGAAGACGAATGCGCTCCAGCGCGCCGCGCGCGAGTTCGAAACGGCCACGGACCTGGCCCCCGAGCACCAGAAGGCGCAGAACTACCTGGGCCTGACGCTCGCGCAGATGGGCGAGTACGGCCGCGCGCGCGAGCACTTCCTCCTCGCCGGCAGCGACGCCATGGCGGAGAAGATGTCGCGCGCGATTGCCGGCGAGGGCTACTCGCGGCCCGCGTCCCCGCAGCCCGCGAGGGCACGAGGCTTCCCCGAGCTGGAAGGCGGCGAGCAGGGCGCAGAGCCTCCGCGCGCGCAGCCCCGCGCCGCCGGGCTGACGGAAGGGGACTGGGGCTCGCAGCTGGGGGCGGACGCGAAGGCGAAGCCCGCGGCCCAGGAGCCGGAAGAGGAGGAGATCCGCCTCGCCGAGGACGAGGGGCCCAGCGCCCTGTCGTCGGGCGGGGAGGAGATGCCGGTGCTCACCGCGACGCCCGAGGACGCGGAGGAGCTGGCGATGGAGGCGCAGCACGAGGCGCCGTCGGAGTCCGCCTTCGATGAGACCTCGGCCGCGCTCGCCGCGAGCGTGCCGTTGACGCCGGTGCCACTGACGAAGGTGCAGCTCGCGCGTGTGGCCGCGGCCTCGAGGCCCGCGGGCATGGTGCCCAGGGCGGACGCGGGCCCGGCGTCCGCATCGGCGGCCTCGTCGGGTGCGGCGACGACTGCCCCGGCGACCTCGGGCGCAAAGGCCACCGCGACGCCTGCAGCCCAGGGCGCGGCGGCCTCCGCGGCGACGAGTTCCTCGGGTGCGGCAGCCTCCACGACACCTGCGGCCCAGGGCGCGACGACCTCTTCATCGACGGCTGCCCCGGTGGCCTCGGGTGCTGCAGCCTCCGCGACCCCGGCGGCCTCGGGCGCGGCGACCTCCGCCGCCCCAGCGGCCTCGGGTGCGAAGGTCTCCACGACGCCTGCTGCTCCGGCGGGCGCATCCGCCGCGACAGCCCGCGCCGCCGGCGCTCCCTCGACCAGCGCCCCGGAGCAGGCCGGCCATGAAGGCGCGGCGGAGCTCGCGGGCGCCGCCGTGCCGCCGCTGGCGGTCCTCGCGCCGGCCGTCGCGCTGGCCGGAGCGAGCGCCACGCATCCCTTCCTCCTCGGCGAGGGCAGCTTCTCCGTGGCGGTGGACGGCGAGCTGCTCACGCGGCTGGACGGGCTCGTGGCCTTCAGCGGTCCGCTCACCTTCCAGCCGGAGATGAAGCGCTTCCGAGGCCGGGCCACCGACAAGTCCTTCGGCGAGGGCCCGGCGCGGATGGCGCGCGCGAAGGGCCGGGGCGTCCTCTACATGGAGCCCTCCGACAAGCGCACCTTCCTCGCGGTGGACCTGGGCGAGGACTCCGCCTACTTCCGCGACGAGTGCGTCTTCGCCTTCGAGGAGCCGGTGATGTTCGAGAACGGACGCGTGCCGTCGGACATCGCCCCGGACCTGGACCTCGTGCACCTGCGCGGGCAGGGGCGGGTGCTCCTGAGCCTGCCCGGGCCGCTGCGCTCGGTGCCGGTGGGGCAGGAGGGCCCGGTGACGGTGCCCATGACGCACCTGGTGGGCTGGCACGGCAACCTCACGCCCCGCGTCGTCCCCCTGCTCAAGTCCCCCACGGGCGAGGTGCTCCGCACGGCGGTGGAGCTGGGCGGAGAAGGTTTTGCCCTCATCGCCCTCGGTGTCCGCTAG
- a CDS encoding lytic transglycosylase domain-containing protein has translation MRALSALLATALLALPLTAGASESIYRYVEKDGTIVYTNVPPAGAKKARQLKGSFTPAPTKTAPVVARKKTPPELDPHIAAAAQRYRIPTALVRAIMHTESNFNPNALSNKGASGLMQLMPGTASDMYVKDIFDERDNIEGGVRYLRVLANMFDGDMVKMIAAYNAGPDAVKRYGGKVPPYEETQGYVRKVLQLYFHYKERERTDDSGPRESTSQNDDAREGAGGDEPR, from the coding sequence ATGCGTGCCCTTTCCGCGCTCCTCGCCACCGCCCTCCTGGCCCTGCCGCTGACGGCGGGGGCGTCCGAGTCCATCTATCGCTACGTGGAGAAGGACGGGACCATCGTCTACACGAACGTCCCGCCCGCCGGCGCCAAGAAGGCCAGGCAGCTCAAGGGGTCCTTCACGCCGGCCCCCACCAAGACGGCGCCCGTGGTGGCGCGCAAGAAGACGCCGCCGGAGCTGGACCCGCACATCGCGGCCGCGGCGCAGCGCTACCGGATTCCCACGGCGCTGGTGCGCGCCATCATGCACACCGAGAGCAACTTCAACCCCAACGCGCTGAGCAACAAGGGCGCCAGCGGGCTGATGCAGCTCATGCCGGGCACGGCGTCGGACATGTACGTGAAGGACATCTTCGACGAGCGCGACAACATCGAGGGCGGCGTGCGCTACCTGCGCGTGCTCGCCAACATGTTCGACGGCGACATGGTGAAGATGATTGCCGCGTACAACGCCGGCCCCGACGCGGTGAAGCGCTACGGCGGCAAGGTGCCCCCCTACGAGGAGACGCAGGGGTACGTGCGCAAGGTGCTCCAGCTCTACTTCCACTACAAGGAGCGCGAGCGGACCGACGACAGCGGTCCCCGCGAGTCCACATCCCAGAATGACGACGCGCGCGAAGGGGCGGGGGGAGACGAGCCCCGCTGA
- the nadB gene encoding L-aspartate oxidase, translating to MPHRFDFLVLGSGVAGLSFALQAARHGTVAVITKRDRAESNTAYAQGGIASVLAPTDSFDAHIEDTLVAGAGLCHRDAVEVTVKEGPGRVQELVQLGADFNKHVSGEFDLTREGGHSARRIIHSGDITGREVQRAMLAACDEQPNITFFPHTAAIDLIMDRRTPNPGAHRCLGAYALLENGSIERFLAKVTVLATGGAGKVYLYTSNPDVATGDGVAMAYRAGARVANMEFYQFHPTCLYHPEAKSFLISEALRGEGGKLRLKGGATFMERYHPMGALAPRDVVARAIDAEMKRTGDECVYLDMTHLGRAFLTERFPNIYATCKAFNIDMAVQPIPVVPAAHYQCGGVVTDLDGRTSVPGLYAIGEVACTGLHGANRLASNSLLEGLVFGHRAVRVAVDEVSGLPVRTEDPPAWDAGSAVESDESVVVSHNWDEIRRLMWNYVGIVRTDKRLMRARRRLELLREEIRDYYWHFKVTRDVIELRNIAEVAYLIVDCASRRKESRGLHFTLDYPHTDDHHWLRDTVLSREL from the coding sequence ATGCCCCATCGGTTCGACTTTCTCGTCCTTGGCAGCGGCGTGGCGGGTCTCTCGTTCGCCCTCCAGGCGGCCCGGCATGGCACGGTGGCCGTCATCACCAAGCGGGACCGCGCCGAGAGCAACACCGCCTATGCGCAGGGCGGCATCGCCAGCGTGCTCGCGCCCACGGACAGCTTCGACGCCCACATCGAGGACACCCTCGTGGCCGGCGCGGGCCTGTGCCACCGGGACGCGGTGGAAGTCACCGTGAAGGAAGGCCCCGGGCGCGTGCAGGAGCTCGTGCAGCTGGGCGCGGACTTCAACAAGCATGTCTCCGGCGAGTTCGACCTGACGCGCGAGGGTGGCCACTCCGCCCGGCGCATCATCCACTCGGGCGACATCACCGGCCGCGAGGTGCAGCGCGCGATGCTGGCCGCGTGTGACGAGCAGCCCAACATCACCTTCTTCCCGCACACGGCCGCCATCGACCTCATCATGGACCGGCGCACGCCGAACCCGGGCGCGCACCGCTGCCTGGGCGCGTACGCGCTGCTGGAGAACGGCAGCATCGAGCGCTTCCTGGCCAAGGTGACGGTGCTGGCCACCGGCGGCGCGGGCAAGGTGTACCTCTACACGTCCAACCCGGACGTGGCCACGGGCGACGGCGTGGCCATGGCGTACCGCGCGGGCGCGCGGGTGGCGAACATGGAGTTCTACCAGTTCCACCCCACCTGCCTGTACCACCCGGAGGCCAAGAGCTTCCTCATCAGCGAGGCACTGCGCGGCGAGGGCGGCAAGCTGCGCCTCAAGGGCGGCGCCACCTTCATGGAGCGCTACCACCCCATGGGCGCGCTCGCCCCGCGCGACGTGGTGGCGCGCGCCATCGACGCGGAGATGAAGCGCACCGGCGACGAGTGCGTGTACCTGGACATGACGCACCTGGGCCGCGCCTTCCTCACCGAGCGCTTCCCCAACATCTACGCCACCTGCAAGGCCTTCAACATCGACATGGCCGTGCAGCCCATCCCCGTGGTGCCCGCGGCCCACTACCAGTGCGGCGGCGTCGTCACGGATTTGGACGGGCGCACCAGCGTGCCGGGGCTGTACGCCATCGGCGAGGTGGCCTGCACCGGCCTGCACGGCGCCAACCGGCTCGCGTCCAACTCGCTGCTGGAGGGGCTGGTGTTCGGCCACCGCGCGGTGCGGGTGGCGGTGGACGAGGTGTCCGGCCTGCCCGTGCGCACCGAGGACCCGCCAGCGTGGGATGCGGGCAGCGCGGTGGAGTCCGACGAGAGCGTCGTCGTCAGCCACAACTGGGACGAGATTCGCCGGCTGATGTGGAACTACGTGGGCATCGTCCGCACGGACAAGCGGCTGATGCGCGCGCGGCGCCGGCTGGAGCTCTTGCGCGAGGAGATTCGCGACTACTACTGGCACTTCAAGGTGACTCGCGACGTCATCGAGCTGCGCAACATCGCCGAGGTGGCCTACCTCATCGTCGACTGCGCCAGCCGCCGCAAGGAGAGCCGCGGCCTGCACTTCACGCTCGACTACCCGCACACCGACGACCACCACTGGCTGCGCGACACCGTCCTCTCGCGGGAGCTGTGA
- the pgsA gene encoding CDP-diacylglycerol--glycerol-3-phosphate 3-phosphatidyltransferase, whose amino-acid sequence MASDRATRKKLKREERARRRAERKPSVLVQEFWNLPNMLTLGRIFLIPLFVWLTYDADPLNSLWAGLVFAVASITDVIDGYLARKWNLITVVGKFMDPLADKLIAMAALVMMVRLGRIAAWVVIVLLARELIVSGLRTIAASEGMVIAAGQEGKWKTSLQLVGIISLCVHYVHPLQLGSMSVPVDYNLVGKVLVYLSGAFSVWSAVVYFRAFLAMLAKRGGEPSGAKSV is encoded by the coding sequence ATGGCCTCGGACCGAGCGACCCGGAAGAAGCTGAAGCGCGAGGAGCGGGCGCGCCGCCGCGCGGAGCGCAAGCCCAGCGTGCTGGTGCAGGAGTTCTGGAACCTCCCCAACATGCTCACGCTGGGGCGCATCTTCCTCATCCCGCTCTTCGTCTGGCTCACCTACGACGCGGACCCCCTCAACTCGCTGTGGGCGGGGCTCGTCTTCGCCGTGGCCTCCATCACCGACGTGATTGACGGCTACCTGGCGCGCAAGTGGAACCTCATCACCGTCGTCGGCAAGTTCATGGACCCGCTCGCCGACAAGCTCATCGCCATGGCGGCGCTCGTGATGATGGTCCGCCTGGGGCGCATCGCGGCGTGGGTCGTCATCGTCCTGCTCGCGCGCGAGCTCATCGTCAGCGGCCTGCGCACCATCGCCGCCAGCGAGGGCATGGTCATCGCCGCGGGGCAGGAGGGGAAGTGGAAGACGTCCCTCCAGCTCGTGGGCATCATTTCACTCTGCGTCCACTACGTGCACCCGCTCCAGCTCGGCTCCATGTCGGTGCCCGTGGACTACAACCTCGTGGGCAAGGTGCTCGTCTACCTGTCGGGCGCCTTCTCCGTCTGGAGCGCGGTTGTCTATTTCCGGGCGTTCCTCGCCATGCTCGCGAAGCGTGGAGGCGAGCCCTCCGGCGCGAAAAGTGTTTGA
- a CDS encoding rhomboid family intramembrane serine protease — MASRSRGSILDSLPPGPGGGDDGPPPHGGPPYGGPPEAPPPPPTGPLPRPWVSQFVLVAAVALFGAEKVLPLSQVVVLAGGQLGRLPPLGLYGPAVQAGEYWRLLGAVLEHGGLLHLVFNMSVVVTLGFTLERAIGSLRFLGLSLVTALGASTFSLLFNFNTLTVGASGMILGWAGAMLPISTQQGRRELLIWLAQVAVLSLLPFVSWSGHLGGFLFGLPCGLALRMGRRVYARALPILLFLSVVVAVIAAHPERRGGL; from the coding sequence ATGGCGTCCCGCTCGCGCGGCAGCATCCTGGATTCGCTCCCTCCCGGCCCCGGTGGTGGGGACGACGGGCCGCCTCCGCATGGTGGGCCTCCGTACGGCGGGCCTCCCGAGGCACCGCCTCCGCCACCGACGGGCCCCCTGCCCCGCCCGTGGGTGAGCCAGTTCGTCCTCGTCGCCGCGGTGGCGCTCTTCGGCGCGGAGAAGGTCCTCCCGCTGTCCCAGGTCGTCGTCCTGGCCGGGGGCCAGCTGGGCCGGCTGCCACCGCTGGGGCTATACGGGCCCGCCGTGCAGGCCGGCGAGTACTGGCGGCTGTTGGGCGCGGTGCTGGAGCACGGCGGCCTGCTGCACCTCGTCTTCAACATGTCCGTGGTGGTGACGCTCGGCTTCACGCTGGAGCGCGCCATCGGCAGTCTGCGCTTCCTGGGGCTGTCGCTCGTCACCGCGCTGGGCGCGTCCACCTTCTCGCTCCTCTTCAACTTCAACACCCTCACCGTGGGCGCGTCGGGGATGATTCTGGGGTGGGCGGGCGCGATGCTGCCCATCTCCACGCAGCAGGGCCGGCGGGAGCTGCTCATCTGGCTGGCGCAGGTGGCCGTCTTGAGCCTGCTACCCTTCGTGAGCTGGTCCGGCCACCTGGGTGGCTTCCTCTTCGGACTGCCGTGCGGGCTGGCCCTGCGCATGGGACGCCGCGTGTACGCGCGCGCCCTGCCCATCCTCCTCTTCCTCAGCGTCGTGGTGGCCGTCATCGCGGCCCACCCCGAGCGCCGTGGGGGCCTGTGA
- a CDS encoding TIGR00730 family Rossman fold protein, which translates to MEVKSVCVFCGSRPGARPEYVEAATRMGAELARRGLTLVYGGASVGVMGAVADAALSAGGRVVGIIPGFMGPKEIAHKGLTELHTVGSMHERKALMAERSDAFVALPGGFGTLDELFEIVTWAQLGLHRKPMGLLDTRGYFQPLVAMARHMAQEGFVPEAQAVPFAVSASPTVLVDRLLAGPTLPPVEKWLKRGSQT; encoded by the coding sequence ATGGAAGTGAAGAGCGTCTGTGTGTTCTGCGGCTCGCGCCCCGGCGCGCGGCCCGAGTACGTCGAGGCCGCCACGCGCATGGGCGCCGAACTGGCCCGGCGTGGCCTGACGCTCGTCTACGGCGGCGCCAGCGTGGGCGTCATGGGCGCGGTGGCGGACGCGGCGCTGTCCGCGGGCGGGCGCGTGGTGGGCATCATCCCCGGCTTCATGGGGCCGAAGGAGATTGCCCACAAGGGCCTCACCGAGCTGCACACCGTGGGCTCCATGCACGAGCGCAAGGCGCTGATGGCGGAGCGCTCGGACGCCTTCGTCGCCCTGCCCGGCGGCTTCGGCACGCTGGACGAGCTCTTCGAAATCGTCACCTGGGCCCAGCTCGGCCTGCACCGCAAGCCCATGGGCCTGTTGGACACGCGCGGCTACTTCCAGCCGCTGGTGGCCATGGCCCGGCACATGGCGCAGGAGGGCTTCGTACCGGAGGCACAGGCCGTGCCCTTCGCGGTGAGCGCCTCGCCGACGGTGCTGGTGGACCGGCTGCTGGCCGGCCCCACCCTGCCGCCCGTGGAGAAGTGGCTGAAGCGCGGCAGCCAAACGTGA
- the pyrE gene encoding orotate phosphoribosyltransferase, with protein MAEPLARDRARLLELLTERSFERRRVVLSSGKESDFYIDCKRTALLAEGHFLIGRLLLEAIRRDAPQAVGVGGLTLGADPLASAVSLTGYLSGHPLAAFIVRKEPKGHGTGQWIEGLSGMPQGAPVAIVEDVVTTGASTLKAIERAQVEGLQVLGAFALVDRLEGGREAVEAAGHKLFTLFTRKDFIP; from the coding sequence ATGGCGGAACCGCTCGCGCGCGACCGTGCCCGGCTGCTGGAGCTGCTCACGGAGCGCTCCTTCGAGCGGCGGCGCGTGGTGCTCTCGTCCGGCAAGGAATCGGACTTCTACATCGACTGCAAGCGCACGGCGCTGCTCGCCGAGGGGCACTTCCTCATCGGCCGCCTGCTGCTGGAGGCCATCCGCCGCGACGCGCCCCAGGCAGTGGGCGTGGGCGGCCTGACGCTGGGCGCGGACCCGCTGGCCTCGGCGGTGAGCCTCACCGGCTACCTGTCCGGCCATCCGCTGGCCGCCTTCATCGTCCGCAAGGAGCCCAAGGGCCACGGCACCGGCCAGTGGATTGAGGGCCTCAGCGGCATGCCCCAGGGCGCACCGGTGGCCATCGTCGAGGACGTCGTCACCACGGGCGCCTCCACGCTGAAGGCGATTGAGCGCGCCCAGGTGGAAGGCCTCCAGGTGCTGGGCGCCTTCGCGCTGGTGGACCGGCTGGAGGGGGGCCGCGAGGCGGTGGAAGCCGCTGGCCACAAGCTGTTCACCCTCTTCACCCGCAAGGACTTCATCCCGTGA
- a CDS encoding ABC transporter permease has product MIRLVRELYLYRGLLLSLVQRELKARYRGSFLGFLWTFLNPTLHMLVYALLFTVVMRQNTPNYAYFMFVGLLPWLWFSTSLSGGASAISDRRDLMTKVRFPAQVLPTTVVVTNLCNYLLSLPLMLALGFFYGQWPTWHIILFPVLVVIQLIFTMALAYILAAINVTFRDLQHIVSNLLTMWFFCTPVLFRLTSIQDERLRTLVATLNPMVSLITSYQAIFYEHRLPDAAPLFGVGVFSVLLMWCASMIFEARREEFAESI; this is encoded by the coding sequence ATGATTCGCCTCGTCCGTGAGCTGTATCTGTACCGGGGCCTGCTGCTCAGCCTCGTCCAGCGCGAGCTGAAGGCGCGCTATCGCGGCTCGTTCCTGGGGTTCTTGTGGACCTTCCTGAACCCGACACTGCACATGCTCGTGTACGCGCTGCTGTTCACCGTGGTGATGCGGCAGAACACGCCCAACTACGCGTACTTCATGTTCGTCGGCCTGCTGCCGTGGCTCTGGTTCTCCACGTCCCTCAGCGGCGGGGCCAGTGCCATCAGCGACCGGCGTGACCTGATGACGAAGGTGCGCTTCCCGGCGCAGGTGCTTCCCACCACGGTGGTGGTCACCAACCTCTGCAACTACCTGCTGTCGCTCCCGTTGATGCTGGCGCTGGGCTTCTTCTACGGCCAGTGGCCCACGTGGCACATCATCCTCTTCCCGGTGCTGGTGGTCATCCAGCTCATCTTCACGATGGCGCTCGCGTACATCCTGGCCGCCATCAACGTCACCTTCCGGGACTTGCAGCACATCGTCAGCAACCTGCTCACGATGTGGTTCTTCTGCACGCCCGTGTTGTTCCGCCTCACCAGCATCCAGGACGAGCGCCTGCGCACGTTGGTGGCGACGCTCAATCCCATGGTGAGTCTCATCACCTCCTACCAGGCCATCTTCTACGAGCACCGTCTCCCGGATGCCGCGCCGCTCTTCGGGGTGGGCGTGTTCTCGGTGCTCCTGATGTGGTGCGCCTCGATGATTTTCGAAGCGCGCCGCGAAGAGTTCGCGGAGTCCATCTAG
- a CDS encoding ABC transporter ATP-binding protein, producing MQESMDAIVMRNVVKSFRKRTIRGEYTTFKSELLRWLRGKRQPREAGLITALRGIDLTIPKGSTVGIIGRNGSGKSTLLKLITGIYAPTSGSLEINGRISALLDLGAGFHPDFSGRENILINGIILGMSRAEVKARMNDIIAFSELGEFIDEPVRTYSSGMYMRLAFAVATHVDPDILIIDEILAVGDEHFSKKSLAKMMDFKRQGKTIVLVTHDMSAVERWCDLAAWIDGGIIRRVGRPSEVAAEYRQAVALAEAQSTVFTPPALTEGGGALPQLSAVAQPSEGPVRHLQVRLTDGRGEDVRAPAPEQALEVRVGYELERATEDVEFVVSFQMPDGRVVYETSTRREAVALSGLPSPGVVRFVVERLGLLGGTYALVVTARAARGSCTARCTFEVAATLEEQGVFRPPHRWVVEPAHEEQVGGALRQDVLARAEVG from the coding sequence ATGCAGGAATCCATGGACGCCATCGTCATGCGGAACGTCGTGAAGAGCTTCCGGAAGCGGACCATCCGGGGCGAATACACGACGTTCAAATCCGAGCTGCTGCGCTGGCTGCGCGGCAAGCGCCAGCCGCGGGAAGCGGGGCTCATCACCGCCCTGCGCGGCATCGACCTCACCATCCCCAAGGGCAGCACCGTCGGCATCATCGGGCGCAATGGCTCGGGCAAGAGCACGCTGCTCAAGCTCATCACCGGCATCTATGCCCCCACCTCCGGCAGCCTGGAAATCAACGGCCGCATCTCCGCGCTGCTGGACCTGGGGGCCGGCTTCCACCCGGACTTCTCCGGGCGGGAGAACATCCTCATCAACGGCATCATCCTCGGCATGTCGCGCGCGGAGGTGAAGGCGCGCATGAACGACATCATCGCCTTCAGCGAGCTGGGCGAGTTCATCGACGAGCCGGTGCGCACCTACTCCAGCGGCATGTACATGCGGCTGGCCTTCGCCGTGGCCACGCACGTGGACCCGGACATCCTCATCATCGACGAAATCCTCGCCGTGGGTGACGAGCACTTCAGCAAGAAGAGCCTCGCCAAGATGATGGACTTCAAGCGGCAGGGGAAGACCATCGTCCTCGTCACGCACGACATGAGCGCGGTGGAGCGCTGGTGCGACCTGGCGGCCTGGATTGACGGAGGCATCATCCGCCGCGTGGGGCGCCCCTCGGAGGTGGCCGCCGAGTACCGGCAGGCGGTGGCGCTCGCCGAGGCCCAGTCGACTGTCTTCACGCCTCCGGCCCTCACCGAGGGCGGAGGGGCGCTGCCGCAGCTCTCCGCCGTGGCGCAGCCTTCCGAGGGGCCCGTGCGCCACCTCCAGGTGCGGCTGACGGACGGGCGCGGCGAGGACGTACGAGCGCCCGCGCCCGAGCAGGCCCTGGAGGTGCGCGTGGGCTACGAGCTGGAGCGCGCCACGGAGGACGTGGAGTTCGTGGTGTCGTTCCAGATGCCGGACGGGCGGGTGGTGTACGAGACGAGCACCCGGCGCGAGGCCGTGGCCCTGTCCGGCCTGCCGTCTCCGGGCGTGGTGCGCTTCGTGGTGGAGCGGCTCGGGCTGCTCGGGGGGACGTACGCCCTCGTGGTGACGGCGCGTGCGGCGAGGGGAAGCTGCACGGCGCGTTGTACGTTCGAAGTGGCCGCGACGCTCGAGGAGCAGGGAGTGTTCCGTCCTCCGCATCGGTGGGTGGTGGAGCCGGCCCATGAGGAGCAGGTGGGCGGCGCGCTCCGGCAGGACGTGCTAGCTCGGGCGGAGGTGGGATGA